A window from Sinorhizobium fredii encodes these proteins:
- a CDS encoding protein-L-isoaspartate(D-aspartate) O-methyltransferase, giving the protein MKPMNEEHLAVLRRHMVEVIAIYVDLACEELGKSVLDERVMAAMLRVPRHLFVPAPVAPLAYQDTPLPIGFDKTVSQPFMVALMTDLLDPQPHEAVLEIGTGLGYQTAILAELAGQVWSVEIIEEFANHAEALLEGFGLSNIGIRVGDGSRGWPEHSPFDKILVTAAAEEAPPALLEQLKPMGRMVLPLGSEEQVLTVIDKNATGQLKARKLIPVRFSRLEAA; this is encoded by the coding sequence ATGAAGCCGATGAACGAAGAGCACCTAGCCGTTCTGCGCAGGCACATGGTGGAGGTGATTGCAATCTATGTCGATCTTGCATGCGAGGAACTCGGCAAGTCGGTGCTCGATGAACGGGTGATGGCGGCGATGCTGCGGGTGCCCCGGCATCTCTTCGTGCCTGCCCCGGTGGCGCCTCTTGCCTATCAGGACACGCCCTTGCCGATCGGCTTCGACAAGACCGTCTCGCAGCCCTTCATGGTCGCCCTTATGACCGATCTTCTCGATCCCCAACCGCATGAGGCGGTGCTCGAGATCGGCACCGGCCTGGGCTACCAAACCGCAATCCTCGCCGAACTCGCCGGGCAAGTTTGGAGCGTCGAGATCATCGAGGAATTCGCAAACCATGCCGAGGCTCTCCTTGAGGGCTTCGGCTTGTCGAACATCGGCATTCGGGTCGGCGACGGCTCTCGCGGCTGGCCCGAGCACTCCCCATTCGACAAGATCCTGGTCACGGCGGCGGCCGAGGAGGCGCCGCCCGCCTTGCTCGAGCAGCTCAAGCCGATGGGCCGTATGGTTCTTCCTCTCGGATCCGAAGAACAGGTGCTGACAGTCATCGACAAGAATGCGACGGGACAACTCAAGGCGCGGAAACTGATTCCGGTTCGGTTCAGTCGGCTCGAGGCCGCCTGA
- a CDS encoding GlxA family transcriptional regulator: protein MGHSVHSSAPAAAPQAQRLKIGFILSRWFTLSAFALFVDTLRLASDQLDRSGRVLADWQVLGSTRHLITSSCGVQVAPTSDFVDPGEFDYIAVVGGLLSVEQPVDHETIRFLKRAASKSVRLIGLCTGSFILAEAGLMKEHQTCVSWLHYHEFRERFPDHDVRPDRLFNLDRKRGSCAGGSSAADLAAALVRRHISRDAERNALEVLQIEKARSQFDIQTRQPLHDYVNDNRVMATLINMEQHLEGGITIEQLAASVGLSRRQLERLFSEKAGMSPALAFRRLRLDRARQILLTSKKPIIEVALDVGFVNTSHFTKEFRRTYGRTPAEIRDSAARDRQGVGESSPPR, encoded by the coding sequence ATGGGACACTCCGTGCACTCATCGGCGCCGGCGGCCGCTCCGCAGGCGCAGCGGCTGAAAATCGGATTCATCCTCTCGCGATGGTTCACGCTGTCCGCCTTTGCGCTATTCGTTGACACGCTGCGGCTTGCGAGCGATCAGCTCGACCGATCGGGCCGCGTGCTTGCGGATTGGCAGGTCCTCGGCAGCACCAGGCACCTGATCACCTCGAGCTGCGGCGTCCAGGTCGCTCCTACATCGGACTTCGTCGATCCTGGCGAGTTCGACTACATTGCCGTCGTTGGCGGCCTTCTCAGTGTCGAGCAGCCGGTCGACCATGAAACGATCCGGTTTCTGAAGCGGGCCGCTTCGAAAAGCGTTCGGTTGATAGGCCTGTGCACCGGCTCCTTCATTCTGGCAGAGGCAGGCCTGATGAAGGAACACCAGACCTGCGTGAGCTGGCTTCACTACCACGAGTTTCGCGAACGATTTCCCGATCATGACGTCCGACCGGATCGGCTGTTCAATCTCGACCGCAAGCGCGGCTCCTGTGCGGGGGGAAGCAGTGCCGCCGATCTTGCCGCCGCCCTGGTCAGGCGCCACATCAGCCGGGACGCCGAGCGCAACGCGCTCGAAGTCCTGCAGATCGAAAAGGCCCGGTCGCAGTTCGATATCCAGACGCGGCAGCCGCTGCACGACTACGTCAACGACAACCGCGTCATGGCCACGCTGATCAATATGGAACAGCATCTCGAAGGTGGCATCACTATCGAGCAGCTTGCGGCCTCGGTCGGCCTGTCGCGTCGCCAGCTCGAACGGTTGTTCTCCGAGAAGGCGGGGATGTCTCCCGCGCTTGCATTCCGACGCCTGCGACTGGACCGGGCGAGGCAGATCCTGCTGACGAGCAAGAAACCGATAATCGAGGTCGCGCTTGACGTCGGTTTCGTGAACACCTCGCATTTTACCAAGGAGTTTCGGCGGACCTACGGACGAACGCCCGCGGAGATCAGGGATTCCGCAGCACGCGATCGGCAAGGGGTTGGCGAAAGTAGCCCGCCGAGGTGA